The Dokdonia sp. 4H-3-7-5 genomic interval TGTTTAATATAGGAAGCCGTTTCTTTTGGGAGCGGCTTTTTTTATGCTTTCGCGAAAGCGTATGTCAAACATTAATAGTCTTTTTATTTACGATTAGCACCTACGTTTGATCTGCTTCTGTAACTTTGTATATTCATACTTTCTTATCACAATTTACTATGCCTTATTTTATAGATGTTATACTTCCTATCCCTGTAGAGAATACGTTTACGTACCTCGTCTCTGAGGCAGAGTATAACTATATTCAAAAAGGGATGCGGGTTGCTGTTCCTTTTGGTAAAAAGAAAGTATATGCTTCTATCGTAAAAAACAAACATGAGCAGGCACCTACCATTTATGAAGCCAAGGAAATACAGCAAATTCTAGATGAGGACCCTATAGTCACTGAAGAGCAGCTGAAATTCTGGAGTTGGATTGCAGATTACTATATGTGTACCGAAGGAGAGGTCATGCGCGCTGCACTCCCTAAGGCTTTCTTACTGGAAAGCGAGACTGTGATAAGACTTAAGGAAGATGGGCTTGACATAGATGAGACATCGCTTAAGGATGATGAGTTTCTCATATATGAAGCATTACAGCATCGTTCAGAATTAAAGGTTCATGAGGTAATGGATATTCTTGATAAGAAAAAAATCCTACCTTCTATACAGCGTTTAATTGATCAAGGTGTGATCGAGATGCAAGAAGAGATTTATGAGCAATATGTACCTAAGCTTGTAAAATTTATCACTATTGCCCCAGCATACGAAGGCGAGGAGGGACTTACAACTGTGCTAGAGGAATTATCGCGAGCTCCAAAACAACGAGAGATGGTGCTCACATTTTTCTCGCTTAAAGCGAAAACAAATAAACCAATATCATCTCAGGACTTACAAAAAGCATCTGGCGCTACTGCTAGTCAGCTCAAGGCACTGGTTGATAAAGGTGTTTTTCAAACCTATCAAAAACGACAGGACCGTGTAGGTTTTGACGGCGAAGTTTTTGAAACAAAGGTTCTCAACGAATATCAGCAGACGGCTTATGATGAAATAAAAAGTCATTTTGAAACAAAAGATGTCGCCTTGTTGCATGGAGTAACTGCTTCAGGAAAGACAGAAATATATGTGCAGCTCATAGAAGAGATGCTTGATTCTGGTGATCAAATACTGTATTTACTTCCGGAAATAGCACTTACTACCCAGTTAATAACTAGGCTACAAACATACTTTGGTGAGCGCGTAGCGATTTTTCATTCTAAATACTCAGTAAATGAGCGAGTAGAGGTGTGGAATAATGTATTGAAAAAGCTAGATAAAGCTCAAATTATTATAGGGGCGCGTAGTGCTCTTTTATTACCCTTTAGAGACTTAAAATTTATTGTAGTAGATGAGGAGCATGAAAGTAGTTTCAAGCAATACGACCCTGCACCAAGATATCATGCTCGTGATGCTGCTATTGTGCTAGGTGCCATGTTTAAGGCAAAAGTGTTATTAGGTTCTGCAACGCCATCTATAGAAACAGTATACAACGCACAGCAAGGGAAATATGGTTATGTGTCTTTAAAACAAAGACATGGAGGTATTTTAATGCCTGAGATTAATCTTGTAGATATTAAGGAGAAAAGCAAAAAGCGTGAGATGACGGGTCACTTTTCTGATACCTTAATACGCGCAATTACAGATGCACTAGCACTAGGGGAGCAGGTAATTCTCTTTCAAAACCGTAGAGGTTTCTCACCTATATTAGAATGTACTACTTGTGGTCACGCGCCACAATGTCCTAATTGTGATGTAAGTCTTACCTATCATAAATACAGGTCACAGCTACGTTGTCATTATTGTGGTTATAATATCGCTTTACAGCAGAAATGTATGGCTTGTGGAAGTGCAGAGCTTACTACTAAGGGTTTTGGTACAGAGCAAATAGAATTGGAACTCAAAGAGCTATATCCAGATAAATCTATTGCAAGAATGGATTCTGATACTACTCGTGGCAAATATGGATTTGAAAAGCTCATTACTGCCTTTGAACAAGAGCAAATAGATATTCTTGTAGGTACACAAATGCTAACTAAAGGTTTAGACTTTAGAAATGTGACTCTTGTGGGAATTATGAATGCAGATAGCATGCTTAATTTTCCAGATTTTAGAGCACATGAACGTAGTTACCAGTTGATTGCACAAGTGTCGGGTAGGGCAGGGCGAACAGAAAAACAAGGTAAAGTACTCGTGCAGACTTATAATCCTTACCATCAGATCCTACAGCAGGTTTCTGCAAATAAGTTTGAAGAGATGTACAAGGAGCAATTAGAAGAACGACGTAATTTTAAGTATCCACCTTTTCATAGATTGATACGTATTACTTTAAAGCATCGAGATTATCAAAAAATAGAAGAGGCGAGTATCTGGCTCGCAAAAGCATTGCGTCAAACACTAGGAGCAGATACTGTTTTAGGGCCTGAGACGCCTTCTGTAGCTAGAATAAGGAATCAATATAGACGTAATGTACTAATTAAGATAAGCCGCCGCCAGAAACTTTTAGAAACAAAGAAGGCTATAAAGCGAGTTGTCACTAGTTTTAATGCGATTGCTCCTTACAGAAGTGTACGGCTTGTGATAGATGTGGATTGTTATTAGATGAAATTTTCACTTCATTTTAGATATAAAAAATCCCACTCAACGAGCGGGATTTTAAATTTTATATCTAAATTTTGTCTAACGTCTATTTATGCAGATAGAGCATCTATAAGCTCTGACTTTTTATGTCTTGATAAAGGAATTTTCTCTCCGTCTATCTCAATATTTCTACTATTGTATTTATCTACCTTGTCTATATTGATAATATAAGACTTGTGTATACGCATAAAACGTTCCGGTGGTAATTGTGCTACAAAAGATTTCATCGTTGCAAGCACAACAATAGGATCATGCACAGTAACTAATTTTACATAGTCTCCAAGGGCAGTGATATATTTAAGCTCATTGAGCATCACTTTCTTTTTCTTAAGGTTACTTTTTACAAAGATGTAGTCATCATCTTCTACAGCACCTTCAGTTTTAAGTTTATGCAGGCTTATGGCTTTGTAAACAGCATTTGTAAAGCGATCCTTAGTGAGGGGCTTACGTAAGTAATCGATTGCGTTATAGTTAAAAGCTTTGTAAGCATATTTTGTTTTACCCGTCACAAATATAATCTGTGGCTTATGGATAAGATCATCAAGTAAATCAAATCCAGATAGGATAGGCATTTCAATATCAAGAAAAAGTAGGTCCACTTTTGTCTCGATAAGGCCATTTTTAGTTTCTATGGCGTTATTATATTCGGCAACTAGGCGTAAATTAGGATGATCATTAATCATCTTTACGATAGCTAGACGTTGTAAACTTGAATCATCTACAACTGCGCAGTCTAATAGTACTCCTTCCACGGCGATCAATATTTAATTAGGTTAAGTGCGTCAATATTAGGTAAAAATAACCTATTTACCAACAAAAATGCGACTTTCGTCGATTATTTGTGCGATTGGTCGAATGATTTTTCCTTTATTCTCATAGGGAACGGCGATTTTAACGTCTTAATCGGTAAAAATTTGACTATTGACGATTGAGCGTAGGTTTAGACAAATTAAAGAGACCTAAAATTTCAGTTTTTAAACGACTTAACTTTAATTATAATCTATGAACTAGATGATACTTAGAACTACTTGAGAAGTGTCCTTATTATATAGTAATTGCGTGGTTTTATAAATTCACTTTTTCGCGAAAGCAAAGCTAAAAACGAGGTTCTATAATTAAGGTAGCTTTTTTTTTAAATTTATAAACTAATTGCTATTTGAATATTAAAAGTAAATCGTTACTTTTGCACTCATTTTTAATTAAACTCATATTATATGAACCATTACGAAACTGTTTTCATCTTGAATCCCGTTTTATCTGATGATCAGATAAAGGAAACAGTAAAGAAGTACGAAGGTCTTCTTAAAGAAAAGGGCGCTAAGATGATTAGTAAAGAGGATTGGGGCTTAAAAAAGCTTGCATATCCTATCCAAAACAAGAAAAGCGGTTTTTACCACTTACTTGAATTTACTGTTGATGGACAAGCTATCAATGATTACGAACTAGCTTTTCGCCGTGACGAACGTGTGATGCGTTACTTAACGGTAACACTTGATAAGCACGCGATCTCGTGGGCTGAAAGAAGACGTGAAAAACTAAAAAAGCAAAAAGCGTAAGTTATGGCATCTTTACAACAACAAGCTAAAGGAAAGAAGGACGGAGATATCAGATATCTTACACCTCTTAATATTGAAACTAACAAAGCAAAGAAATACTGTCGCTTTAAGAAATCTGGTATCAAGTATGTAGATTACAAAGATGCAGACTGGCTAGCAGGTTTTGTAAACGAGCAAGGTAAATTGTTACCTCGTCGTCTTACAGGAACTTCTTTAAAGTACCAACGTAAAGTGTCTGTAGCAGTAAAACGCGCACGTCACCTTGCATTGATGCCTTATGTAACTGATTTATACAAATAGAAACTAGATAACAGATGGAACTTATATTAAAGAAGGACGTTGAAAATCTAGGATTTGCAGACGATCTAGTAGAAGTAAAAAACGGATACGGTAGAAACTACCTAATCCCTAACGGTCATGCTGTACTTGCAACGCCTAGCGCAAAGAAAGTACTTGCAGAGAACCTTAAGCAACGCGCTCACAAAGAACAAAAATTTGTGGACGATGCACAGAAGCAAGCAGATAAACTTAATGGACTTGAAGTTAAGATTACTGCAAAAACTGGAGATGGAGACAAGCTTTTTGGATCTATTAACAATGCAGACGTTGCAGAATACCTAGCAAAAGAAGGTGTTTCTATCGATAAGAAATTTATTTCTATCGCAGGAAACGTTGTAAAACGCTTAGGTAACTATGAAGCAAAAGTACGTTTCCACAAGAATGTGGTAGCTACACTTCCTTTTGACGTAGTAGCAGAGGCTAACTAAGTCATTAGACATTATATGAAAAGCCGTTCTTACAACCGTAAGGACGGCTTTTTTATGAAATTTATTTTTTAATACGCTTACGCGAAAAAGTGATTCACAATGAAATACGCTCGCCTTACAAAAGAACAACTAGAAGAACTAAAGCCAGAATTTATAAATTTTCTAGCAACGCAATCTATCACTGGTGATGAATGGGCAACCATCAAAGAAAAACAACCACAAGTAGCCGAAGAGGAAATAGATGTTTTCTCAGATCTTGTGTGGGAAGGTGTGCTTACTAAAGCGCAATACCTTGAGCACGTATCTCCTAACCAGATGCACTTATTCTTACTAGGAGAAAATAATATGTCACTTATTGCCGTAAAAATCAATAAGGAAGATATAGACATCACCACTGCCGAAGGCTATGCATGGCTTAAAGAAAACTTAGGGGATGATGATGTTGTCTTTATGAGTGCAAGTAAAGATTATAGCGCAGATCGTAATGCAGATAAGTTTAAACTTATAAGTGAAGGTGCTGTGATAACTCGAGGAGACCTTTATAAATGGTTTGCTCGCTTTGTAGAGGTAAAGTAATTCTTATAGACCAAATTAGTTATCATTAAAAAAGGATTGTAAAGACTATTCATAAAACGTAGTTTTACAATCCTTTTTTTTTAAAGGCTTCTCTAAGCGTGTTGTATTCTTAATTTTGCCTTTTTAAGTCGCTTGTTATCTAGTCTTTTTATCATTTCTTCTGCGATACTTTTATGTACAGATACAAATGATTGTGTGTTTTTTACTTCAATAGTTCCTAGGTGTGCTCTGTCTATATTTCCTTCTTTAAAAAAGAAACCAGCAATATCACCTTTAGAAATCTTATCCTTACGCCCTCCAGAAAGTTCTAAAGTATGCCACTGTGATCCGTCAGGGATACCTTTGTCATGTATAAACTCTTCATCCATTTGTGGCATAAACTCTGGCAGTTTTTCATCTTTCCAGTGTAATACGTATGCTGTACCTTCAGACCGCATACGAGCAGTACGACCATTACGGTGCGTAAATTCTTCTGCATGAATAGGTAAGTGGTAGTGAAGTATAAATTTTATTTCTGGCACATCAATACCACGGGCTGCAAGATCAGTAGCAAGTAGTAATTGGTGTGTACCGTTACGAAACTTAAGTAATGACAGCTCACGCTCTCTTTGTTCCATACCACCATAAAAAGTCCCGTGAGCAATACCACGATCACTAAGGTATTCACTTATACGTGCGATAGTCCCTTTGAAATTGCAAAAGATAATCCCTGGCTGATCGCCTAGATGGCACAACGCCTTAACAAGCATATCTAGCTTATCCTTATCTGGGGATAAAATAGCTTTTATCTCAAGTTTTGATCCTCCTTCATGCAAGTAGTCTACTTCCACCGGAGTAGTAAGGCCTACAAACTTTGGGATTTCTATTCCTTGTGTAGCAGAGGTAAGCACTTTCTTTTCTAGAGCTGGTAGAAAACTAAGGATTTCTGTCATTTCTCCTTCAAAACCTACCTCTAGTGATTTATCAAATTCGTCTAGAATTAAAGTTTTAATGTGATCTGTAGAAAATGTCTCTCTGCGCATATGGTCTGCTAGTCTACCAGGCGTACCTATTAAAATAGCTGGGCGATGTTTTATAGCTTGCCTATCTGTATTAAAACTTTGCCCACCATAAGCAGCATGAATTTTATATCCTGTCCCCATGTTACGAGCTACATTTTCTATCTGGATAGCAAGTTCTCGAGAAGGAACGACAATTAATAATTGCACTTCTTCACAATCTGGATCAAGTGCTTCTATTACAGGTAATAAAAAAGCGAGTGTTTTACCAGTACCCGTAGGAGATAGTAATATCACCTCTCTTGCAGATTGTATTGCTAGTTGAGCTGCTTCTTGCATCTCATTGAGGGTCTTAATCCCTAGCTTGGCAAGGATTTGTTTTTGCGTTTTTTGGTTACTTGTCATAGACTGCAAAGATAATTATTCATTCATGAGTTATCATATTTTATAGAGGACATGTGAAATTGTTGTTTGTGAATTAAATAAGTTATTTTAGAAAATTTTGGATTTATAACATGATGGTAATGAGGTGTTATCGATATTGTTTATGATGATTTTACGCTTTCGCGAAAGCGCACCTAAAAAGTATTTAACAATTGTTAAGAAAATGCTAAAGAAATGTTACTAAAATGAGCGTCTACCTTGATTTACTCTAGTATTTTTACGGAAACAAATTCAAACTTTATGTTCAAAAAAATTTTCTTATTAATTGTAGTACTTGGCGCTTTTAGTTTGCAAGCACAAGTAACTACTTCCTCTATTTCGGGAGTAGTAAATGGAGGTAGCGAGACTTTGCCGGGAGCAAACGTACTAGCAGTACACACTCCTACAGGTACAAAGTATGGTGCTATTACAGACTTTGACGGTCGTTTTAGTCTATTAAACCTACGTGTGGGTGGACCTTATACGATCACAATGAGCTATGTAGGTTTCCAAAGTCAAGAGTTTACAGGTGTAAATCTTAACTTAGGAGAAACGTATAACGTTGAAGTAACTCTTAGTGAAGATAGCAATGCGCTAGAAGAAGTAGTAATTACAGGTTCTCGCAACAACACATTTAGTGATGGCCGTACAGGTGCAGCGACAAATGTAGGTGAGAGACAATTAAAGTCACTTCCTACAATATCTAGATCTGCAGCAGATTTTTACCGTTTAGAGCCTAGTGCTTCTAGTAACGGATCTTTTGGAGGTCGTAATGATCAGTACAATAACTTTAGTCTTGATGGCGCGGTTTTTAACAATCCATTTGGACTTGATGCAGCAACTCCAGGAGGACAAACAGGTTCTCAACCTATATCTCTTGATGCTATTGAGCAAATTCAAGTAAGTACTGCTCCTTATGATGTAACGCTATCTGGATTTACAGGAGCTTCTGTAAATGCTGTAACAAAAAGTGGAACTAATGAAGTAAAAGGAACTGTTTACGGTTTTTACAGAAATGAAGATCTTACAGGAGGTAAAGTTGCTGGAGATGATGTTTTTAAAGCAGATCAAAGCCAGAATACTTATGGTATCTCTATAGGAGGACCTATTATCAAAAACAAACTATTTTTCTTTGCAAACTTTGAAAAGGAATCTAGATCAGATCTTGGAGCTCCATGGGCACCTAACAGAAATACTGGAGCAATCAATGAGTCTCGCGTATTACCAGCAGATCTTGATGCTGTTTCTGCTGCACTAGGAAGTATCCAGTATGCAGATGGTTCTTTTTATGAGCCAGGAAGATATGAAGGATTTAACTTTGATGCAGGTTCTACAAAAGCACTTTTCAAGTTAGATTGGAACGTGAATGACAAGAACCGTGTAGCGCTTGTTTATAACTTACTACGCTCTTCTAAGGAAAATCCAGCAAACCCAAATGCTATTGCATTACGTGGACCTAACCAGACTACACTGCAGTTTGAAAATGCAGGATATGAAATTAACAACAACATAGATTCTTTCCAGTTTGAGTGGAATAGCGACATTGCTAGTAACATTTCAAACAAATTACAAGTAGGGTACACGTTCTTTGATGATTTTAGAAAACCTTTTTCTACACCAGGTCCGTCTATAAACATTACAAAAGGAGGACAAAACTATATCATAGCTGGTCATGAGCCATTCTCAATTTCAAATGTACTTGAGCAACAAGTTTTCCAAATCACAAACAACTTGAATATTGTTTCTGGAAGTCACACATTTACTTTAGGAACATCATTTGAGAAATTTAGTTTTTACAACTCATTTAACTTAACAGGTTACGGTTTTGATTTATTTGGAAGTGTAGCAATCGATCAAGACATGGATTTTGATGGTGATGGAGTGCTTGATACAGATTATGTAAATGATACAACGGGAGAAACTGATCTTGTCGCTTTTCAAGATTTCTTAGTAAACCAATATCAAGGTACTTTCTTATCTGCAGAGGCAGAATTTAACGAGAATAATGGGCTTCCTATTGGCGACCCTAATGGATGGGCTCTTGCCGAAACTAACGTAGGGCAGTTTTCTCTTTATGGACAAGATCAATGGAAAGCAACAGACGATTTAACGCTTACACTAGGACTACGTCTTGATAAGCCATTATACTTTGATACAGAAGATAAAATTCAAGAGAACATTGATCGTAAAGGAACGTACCAACCAGAAAACGTTTATGTAGATCCATCAACTGGAGAAGATATTCTTCTAGATAGTACAGTACTTCCAGACAATGGATTCTTATTCTCACCTAGATTAGGTTTTAACTGGGATGTAGAAGGAGATAAGACTTTCCAAGTACGTGGAGGAACAGGGATATTTACAGGTCGTTTTCCTTTTGTATGGTTAGGAAACCAAGTACAAGGCGTTGACTTTTTCTTTTACCAAACGGTAGATCAAGATTTCAAATGGCCACAAGTATGGAGATCTAATATAGGTGTAGATTACCGCCTAGACAATGGTGTGGTACTTACAGGAGACTTCTCTTACACAAAAGATCTTAACGCTGCACACGTTCAAAACTGGGCACTTGATAATCCTTCTGCTACATTACAAGGTGTAGATAACAGACCTATCTATCAAGCTTCAGATTTTTCTACTAATGCCTTTGGAGGACCTACAAATGCATATGTATTTACAAATTCTGATAACGGTCGTACTATTAACGCTACATTAAAAGCAGAAAAATCATTTGGTAACGGACTTTATGCAAGTGTAGCATATAACTACCTAGATTCTAAAAATGTAAACTCTATTGATGCAGAGATTACAGGTGATGCTTTTAACGCAAATGCAATACGTGGTAATGCAAATGATGCAGTATTATCAAACTCACGTTATGGTGATCAACACAGAGTGATTGCTGTAGCTTCAAAGAAATTTGAGTATGGTGATGGCAAGTTTGCTACTACCATTTCTACATTTGCAGAGTGGGCTAGAGGAGGACGTTTTAACTATACGTATGCTGGTGATGTTAACGGTGACGGAAGTAACTTTAACGACCTTATTTACATCCCAACTGCTGGAGAGGTATCACAGCAAAATTTTGCTACACCAGAACAAGCAGCAGCATTTAACCAGTACATCGAGCAAGATGATTATTTAAGTGATAATCGTGGTCAATATGCAGAGCGTTATGGAGCACTTGCACCATGGAGAAGTCGTGTAGATTTCCGTTTATTACAAGATTTTAATTTTGATGTAAAAGGAAAGAAAAACACAATCCAGTTTAGTGTAGACGTTCTTAACTTAGGAAACTTCATCAATTCTGATTGGGGACTTGTTGAGCAACCTAACAGTATCCAGCCAGTAAGTGTAAGCGTTGCAGACGGTGTACCTACATACACATTCAACGAAGAGCTTACGCAAACATTTGGAACAGATGCAAGTCTTTTAAACAGATGGCAAGCACAATTAGGACTACGTTATATCTTTAACTAAGCTATTGTAGATTCTTATTATTAGCAATAAAAATGCCCCTCATTGAGGGGCATTTTTTGTTTTATAATCCTCGAAAAGTTTTAAACTCCTACGTAGTTGTAAACTGCAATAAAGTGAGAAGCCGTCCCTCCCAAAACAAACACATGAAAAATAGCATGATTATAAGGAATGCGAGAAATGCTATAAAGAACAGCACCTATCGTATATAAAATACCTCCAGTAAAAAGCCATTGCACACCAGCTGGGTCAAGGTTTGCTAGTAATGGTTTATATGCAAAAACAATAAGCCATCCCATCGCTACATACAGTATGGTAGAAAGAATATCAAACCTTCCTGTAAAAAAGAGTTTTAATATTATTCCGAATAAAGCAATAGACCATGCAATCCCAAAAATCCACCATCCAGTATTTCCTTCTAGAGTTACAAGTGTAAAAGGAGTGTAAGTACCTGCAATGAGCACATAGATAGCCGCGTGATCAAATATCTTTAGTCTAGCTCTACGTATAGGTTTTACAGCGCTGTGGTAAGCCGTAGATGCAAAATATAGCACAGACATACTTACTCCAAAAATAATAAGACTAATGGTTGCTGTGGTTGATACGCTTTCGCGAAAACATAAAAAACCCAATGCAACTACACTTGCAACAAAACCAAAACCATGCGTCCAAATGTTGAGTTTTTCCTCAAGTGGGGAGTAATCTGGAGTTGGTTCTACGGTGTTTTCCATTAGTTATCTGCGAGTAAGTAATCTAGGTGTTCCTTAAGAATTTCTGTGACCTCTGCGGCTGGGCCTCTGCCTTGAGCCATTACTGCATTTTCTACAAAACGCACAGTACCATTGCGATCCATAAATACGAGCTTAGGATACGTATTGGTTTTTAAGTCTTGTTTTAAATAGCTCGCACCATCTACTAGGTGTTCAAAATCAAAAGGTTTCTTAGTCAAAAAAGCATCGATTTTGCTTTTTGGTTCAAAAGTGATGGCTACAAAATTTACGCGATCCTCATATTGCTTTTTAAGATCATTGAGATATGGAATCTCTGCGATACAAGGAGGGCAGCTTGTAAACCATAAGTTGATGAGTGTAATTTTATCATTATAACTCTCTTTAGACTTTAATCCATTTGCAAGATCTTGCAGCTGAAAGTCGGGTAGGGGTTTATTAATTAAACCATTCACACCCACATTAATGTCTAGAGGCGCGCTATTAGATTGCGATAGCATCACCTCGACCTCTTGTATAATTGAGTCTTGTCGCACACGAGAATGGCGAACTTTAAAGTTGGCTTTTGTGTATTTCCAGCTTCCTTGCGCACCATAAACCTCCTCAATAGATCTTAGTTTAGCTTGAAAGCTTTCTTCGTCATAGGTGTCGCCTTGAAAAATGTAGTAGTTATCTTGGGCGTTAAGCGCTAGCGCAAAGAACAATATAAATAGGCATTGTATTTTTTTCATCATCATAGGTATGTCTTACAAAGATAGCTATTGCTACCAAACACGCACCTATATACATTTATCGAGCCTTAGTGGGGCTTAGGGATAATTTTAGTAGGTGTTTCTCTAATTGATTAAGAGCTAATATTGTAAGGTGACGTATCTTATTCTAAAAATTTATTTTCTAATTGAGTCATTAATTCTTTATCACGAATCGATTCCGTTTTCTTTTTTAATTCTTTCCACGATTTCAATCCAATGTTAGTAATGTTAATCCAATCAACATCTTTAAGAATATCTTTGTCCGATAAATTCCATTTTTCTGTACGTTCTATATATTCTTTAAAATTAGCGTGTAATGCCTTTACAATTTCATATTCCAATTCTGATATTATTCCGTTTTTAATAAAGTAAGAATATCCATTTTCCAAATCTAAATCGTCAAAATAACTACAAACACATTCGCTATAATCTCCAACTGAATTTTTATGGTCTGCATTAATCCAAAGTCGGTTTTGAAATTCCAAGTGAGCAATTTCAAAAAAGGATGAGATCCATCTATTTCGTATGTTTCTTTTTATTTCTGAGTTCATTTCAATTGCTACACAACAGACTAAGACATAATGTAAGTGCATTTCCCGATAATTATCAAGGTTTCCGATGCTCCTGTTTAAATTTTCATTATTACACTTACCTGTGGAGGCGTGCACCATACAGTTTTCAATTTCCGGTGTAAATCGGGACGACTTATGTATTGTCATGTCTAACTGCAATCACAATTGAACTTTCTATAATTGAAACGTGTGCTTTTTGGCAAACAGCCGCAGTGTTTTATGTATGGTGAGTTTTTTTAAATATCCTTTCTTAGTTTGTCAGGATTTTGTCTTGTATCAAAAATTGTAATGATTTCAATTTCGTCTAGTTCTGTCGAAATTCTATAATAAAAGGTAGTTTGTTTTGTTACAACACACTTATACAAGCCTTTGAGTTCTGAGGATTGAGGGCAGCTTTCTGGTTGAAAAGATATCTGTTTAATTTTTTCAGTTAGCTTTTCAATAAACTGATCACGTGTTTTTGAATTCCAATTTTCTAAAAGATATTCGGATAGTTTCAGGAGTTTTCTTTCTGCTAATTCAGATAAGAATACCTTCATTAAGAAATCTTTTTCAAGAATGAATCAAAAGAAACTCGTTTTCCACTATCAAGCTGATTAATTCCTTCTTTAATTTCACTTTGTTCAGAAGTAGTTAATTCATTCCAAAAATCAACTTTTTCAGCATTTACAAAGTCAGCTACTTTTTGAATAAAATCACTATTTTCTATCGCTAAGATAGTTTTTACTAATTCTATTTTTGTTGATTGAATATCCATATTAATTGAGTTAACTCATCAAATATACAAAAAGAGTTTTTATCAGTTTGATGAGTGATTAGGCATCTCAACAAACCACTACGTAAACCAAGTGCATCTCCGGTAACTATCGTAAATGCTAGTGAGTCTGTTTTTTATTTGATTATTTAAATATACAAATATCTAAGAAAGATGACGTTTTCGCGAAAGCGTAACATAGGGAAGTCCGAATGATGAGAATATTAATAAAATTCATCTTATACTTTCAATCGCTATTGATTATGTAATCTTTTTTTATTCCATTTTATTTCACAAAAAATAATTTTTCTACATCTTTACCGTTAAAGCTGTTATCTATGCGTTTAACAATTATACTTCTATTTACTTCCATGCTTGTTCATACTCAGGAAGTAAGCTACTTATCCATATATTTTAATACAGACAGTTATGAGGTTGTATCTAAGGAGAGAGTAAAGCTAGATAGTTTAGTCAAACATCATGATAGAGATTCTATTAGACTTGTTTTAAAGGGGTATACAGATCAATTTGCAGGAA includes:
- a CDS encoding DEAD/DEAH box helicase translates to MTSNQKTQKQILAKLGIKTLNEMQEAAQLAIQSAREVILLSPTGTGKTLAFLLPVIEALDPDCEEVQLLIVVPSRELAIQIENVARNMGTGYKIHAAYGGQSFNTDRQAIKHRPAILIGTPGRLADHMRRETFSTDHIKTLILDEFDKSLEVGFEGEMTEILSFLPALEKKVLTSATQGIEIPKFVGLTTPVEVDYLHEGGSKLEIKAILSPDKDKLDMLVKALCHLGDQPGIIFCNFKGTIARISEYLSDRGIAHGTFYGGMEQRERELSLLKFRNGTHQLLLATDLAARGIDVPEIKFILHYHLPIHAEEFTHRNGRTARMRSEGTAYVLHWKDEKLPEFMPQMDEEFIHDKGIPDGSQWHTLELSGGRKDKISKGDIAGFFFKEGNIDRAHLGTIEVKNTQSFVSVHKSIAEEMIKRLDNKRLKKAKLRIQHA
- a CDS encoding TlpA family protein disulfide reductase, producing MKKIQCLFILFFALALNAQDNYYIFQGDTYDEESFQAKLRSIEEVYGAQGSWKYTKANFKVRHSRVRQDSIIQEVEVMLSQSNSAPLDINVGVNGLINKPLPDFQLQDLANGLKSKESYNDKITLINLWFTSCPPCIAEIPYLNDLKKQYEDRVNFVAITFEPKSKIDAFLTKKPFDFEHLVDGASYLKQDLKTNTYPKLVFMDRNGTVRFVENAVMAQGRGPAAEVTEILKEHLDYLLADN
- a CDS encoding type II toxin-antitoxin system RelE/ParE family toxin → MKVFLSELAERKLLKLSEYLLENWNSKTRDQFIEKLTEKIKQISFQPESCPQSSELKGLYKCVVTKQTTFYYRISTELDEIEIITIFDTRQNPDKLRKDI
- the trhA gene encoding PAQR family membrane homeostasis protein TrhA is translated as MENTVEPTPDYSPLEEKLNIWTHGFGFVASVVALGFLCFRESVSTTATISLIIFGVSMSVLYFASTAYHSAVKPIRRARLKIFDHAAIYVLIAGTYTPFTLVTLEGNTGWWIFGIAWSIALFGIILKLFFTGRFDILSTILYVAMGWLIVFAYKPLLANLDPAGVQWLFTGGILYTIGAVLYSISRIPYNHAIFHVFVLGGTASHFIAVYNYVGV
- a CDS encoding TonB-dependent receptor; this translates as MFKKIFLLIVVLGAFSLQAQVTTSSISGVVNGGSETLPGANVLAVHTPTGTKYGAITDFDGRFSLLNLRVGGPYTITMSYVGFQSQEFTGVNLNLGETYNVEVTLSEDSNALEEVVITGSRNNTFSDGRTGAATNVGERQLKSLPTISRSAADFYRLEPSASSNGSFGGRNDQYNNFSLDGAVFNNPFGLDAATPGGQTGSQPISLDAIEQIQVSTAPYDVTLSGFTGASVNAVTKSGTNEVKGTVYGFYRNEDLTGGKVAGDDVFKADQSQNTYGISIGGPIIKNKLFFFANFEKESRSDLGAPWAPNRNTGAINESRVLPADLDAVSAALGSIQYADGSFYEPGRYEGFNFDAGSTKALFKLDWNVNDKNRVALVYNLLRSSKENPANPNAIALRGPNQTTLQFENAGYEINNNIDSFQFEWNSDIASNISNKLQVGYTFFDDFRKPFSTPGPSINITKGGQNYIIAGHEPFSISNVLEQQVFQITNNLNIVSGSHTFTLGTSFEKFSFYNSFNLTGYGFDLFGSVAIDQDMDFDGDGVLDTDYVNDTTGETDLVAFQDFLVNQYQGTFLSAEAEFNENNGLPIGDPNGWALAETNVGQFSLYGQDQWKATDDLTLTLGLRLDKPLYFDTEDKIQENIDRKGTYQPENVYVDPSTGEDILLDSTVLPDNGFLFSPRLGFNWDVEGDKTFQVRGGTGIFTGRFPFVWLGNQVQGVDFFFYQTVDQDFKWPQVWRSNIGVDYRLDNGVVLTGDFSYTKDLNAAHVQNWALDNPSATLQGVDNRPIYQASDFSTNAFGGPTNAYVFTNSDNGRTINATLKAEKSFGNGLYASVAYNYLDSKNVNSIDAEITGDAFNANAIRGNANDAVLSNSRYGDQHRVIAVASKKFEYGDGKFATTISTFAEWARGGRFNYTYAGDVNGDGSNFNDLIYIPTAGEVSQQNFATPEQAAAFNQYIEQDDYLSDNRGQYAERYGALAPWRSRVDFRLLQDFNFDVKGKKNTIQFSVDVLNLGNFINSDWGLVEQPNSIQPVSVSVADGVPTYTFNEELTQTFGTDASLLNRWQAQLGLRYIFN